One genomic segment of bacterium includes these proteins:
- a CDS encoding aminotransferase class I/II-fold pyridoxal phosphate-dependent enzyme translates to MAMGIYPYFRVISSAPGTVVTVDGKELLMIGSNNYLGLTNHPKVVEAAAEAARKFGSGCTGSRFLNGTLDLHVELEHRLAKFMKRPAALVFSTGFQTNLGTISCLVGRNDTIYADRSNHASLVDGCRLSFGRTVKFAHNDMADLERVLTNTVNGGGRLIVVDGVFSMEGDIVKLPDVIRLARAHGARVMVDDAHSIGVLGEGGRGTAEHFGLIDETDIVMGTFSKSFASLGGFIAAEEDVIHYIKHFSRELIFSASMPPASVASCIAALDIIESEPERRTRLWEITHRMHREFRQLGFDIGTTETPIIPILVGDDILTFRFWRELTDAGLFTNPVVSPAVPPGQALIRTSYTATHTDEQLDFVLETFAKIGRKLGVIS, encoded by the coding sequence ATGGCGATGGGGATTTACCCGTATTTCCGCGTCATCTCCTCCGCGCCGGGGACCGTGGTCACGGTCGACGGCAAGGAATTGCTGATGATCGGCTCCAACAACTACCTGGGACTGACCAATCATCCCAAGGTGGTGGAGGCGGCCGCCGAGGCGGCGCGCAAGTTCGGGTCGGGATGCACCGGGTCGCGCTTCCTCAATGGCACGCTGGATTTGCATGTCGAGCTGGAGCACCGGCTGGCGAAATTCATGAAGCGGCCGGCGGCGCTGGTCTTCTCGACCGGCTTCCAGACCAATCTCGGTACCATCTCCTGCCTGGTCGGACGCAACGACACGATTTACGCGGACCGATCCAATCACGCGTCGCTGGTGGACGGGTGCCGTTTGTCGTTCGGACGGACGGTCAAGTTTGCGCACAACGACATGGCCGATCTGGAGCGGGTGCTGACCAACACGGTCAACGGCGGCGGACGGCTGATCGTGGTCGACGGCGTCTTTTCGATGGAAGGCGACATCGTCAAACTGCCCGACGTGATCCGTCTGGCCCGCGCGCACGGAGCGCGGGTGATGGTCGATGACGCGCATTCGATCGGCGTTCTGGGCGAGGGCGGCCGCGGCACGGCCGAGCATTTCGGCCTGATCGACGAAACCGACATCGTGATGGGGACATTCTCAAAGTCGTTTGCGTCGCTGGGCGGCTTCATCGCGGCCGAAGAGGATGTCATCCACTACATCAAGCACTTCTCGCGCGAACTCATCTTTTCGGCCTCGATGCCGCCGGCCTCGGTGGCCTCCTGCATAGCCGCGCTCGACATCATCGAAAGCGAACCGGAACGCCGGACGCGTTTGTGGGAGATCACCCACCGCATGCACCGCGAGTTCCGGCAACTGGGCTTCGACATTGGCACGACCGAGACGCCGATCATTCCGATCCTGGTGGGCGACGACATTCTCACCTTTCGATTCTGGCGCGAACTGACCGACGCCGGGCTGTTCACCAATCCGGTGGTCTCCCCTGCCGTGCCGCCCGGGCAGGCACTGATCCGCACATCGTACACCGCCACGCATACCGACGAACAACTCGATTTCGTGCTCGAGACATTCGCGAAGATCGGGCGGAAGTTGGGCGTAATCTCGTAA